The DNA window CCGCACAGCTGAGCCATCGAGGCCTGCAGCTGCCTGAGCACCGCGTCGTCCTCCAGGGCCCAGGCCCGGGACAGCGTGTCCTGCAGGAACTCCTGCAGGCCTTCCGGGGCAGCTTCAGCAGGTGCTCTGGGGGTGCGGACGCCATCAGGCCAGCGGGGGCCCCACTGGGAAGACTCAGCCCCCCACCCTGGGGCACCTCCCGTGGGCGGCGGCTGTATTCTGCTGGGCACCACACCTGGGGGTCTGCCGTGCCCGGGAGAGCCGTGGGCAGGGCCACTGCCAAGGGCGCGCTCTGGAGGGCGACCTCTGGGCCCCCGTGCTGGCCGGCCTGCCTCCTCTGCGGCCTGCACTCCACGCTCGGGAGCCTTGCGGACGGTGTACACCATGGCCGTCAGCATGTGCTCGCTCTCCAGGATGTAGGCATCCCAGAGCTTCAGGGTGAGCGAAAAGGGGGTCTGTGGGGACAGCAGGCCCAGGAGGGGCAGCTTGAGCAGGGCACGGTGGTGGTCCCAGCACAGGGTAAGAACCCGCCACCGGCCTCCGGCCTCTGCAGTCCGCCTGGGCTGCATCAGACAAGCTCCTGCAGCTCCTCACCTGGCTGGGCTCGTCCCAGTGGGGTCGTGGCTCCTGGACTCAAGGTCCTGAGGGCCTGGCCAGCACGACCCCTAATCTGGGGGCAACAGAGCCTGTCCCACGCTCGGTGGGAACACCTCAGTGGAGCAGAACGCTGGCTTGCTCACCCCCGGGCTGACCCAGCCTTCTGAAGGGAGCCAAAGCAGAAACGGCTGGGACTTCGAGATGCCCTGCGCCCACCAGGAGGGCTCCGGGCTGCCCCCCGGACGCCCCTCGGGAGGGGCATGGCATGTCTGGGGGGTGGGGCTCAGCCTCCTGGGCAGCCTTACCTGGTGGATGAAGCCCTGCAGGAACCACTGGACGGTGTCAGTCCCCAGGGACATCTGCTCCTCGTCCCGATGGAGGGCACAGGGGCTCAGGGCCTGCGTGCTGGGCCGGAAACCTCCCTATTTCGGGACGCCGTGCAGCCGCCCCCAGGACCCAGGTGGCCCGAGCTCGCCGCTGATCCGCCCCAGGAGAAGGAGAGTGAAGCCTGCAGGAGGCCAAGCCCCCCCGGTGGCCGTGGGACAGGGCCtctgtggggggcggggggcgacGCTTCTACTCACCAGGTGTCGCTGCAGCTGGGGGAGGCTCTGCCTAGAATGTGCTCTTCGTGGGCCTGGAGTCTCAGCCGTTCTGGGAACCCCCGGGATGAAGAAGCCCGAGGAGCCCCCAGACCCCCACAAGTCAGAGCCGTGTCCAGCGAGGGTTGAGTACTGCAGGTGCCCCCCGTGGTGACCCCAGCGTGCGGGGCCCTCCTGAGCCCTGGCTGGACACGCTCTTCCCAGGCAGGACAGCCTGTGAGGCCGGGGCCGCCGGGGCAGAGGCCCTGCTCCCGGAGGCCCAGCTCGGCTGGCGCCCTGGGCTGAGGGGTGGGCAGGCATCCGGCCCTGGCACTTGCCCTGGCCACAGCAGAGGGTGGGGGACCCAGTACAGAGGGGCAGGGAGTGCGGCCCACGGGGTGGGTGGCGGGGGTGTGCCTGGCCCTCTCCTAGGCTTGGCAGCCAGGCTGGGGGCACGGGAGGGGGTGTTGCTGCTGCCGGGGCTTCGTCTGGCCATGGGCTCGGAGGGCGCTGGGGGGTGGCAGGTGTGAGGCAGAAGGaccagcagggaagggagagctgCCCGGACGAGGCCGGGACTGAGGGCCGTGGCTCTAGGACCCAGAGGGCAGCACGGGGAGCCAGTGCCCTTCGCTGATGGGGAGATGGACTGGGCCCAGGTCCCCGCCAGCCCACAGCCAGGGGAGCTCTGCAGGGAGACCCCTGGCCCTGAGGCACTCCCAGCTGTCCCCGGCGGTCACCTACCATGCATGGCGTGTTTCTTGTCATCAGCTGGACCAGCGCCCAGAAGGCGTCCTCCTCAGGAACATCAGCAGGATGGCCATGACCTGGTTCATGCCCTGGCAGTAGCCACCTCTTGCAAGAGCCAGATGTGCATGGAGGACCCACCCGGAGGCCTCTTCTGCCCCCCTCCACACTACCACCTCAGCTCCTGGATGGGCTCCCGCCTGGCCGAGCCCACACTGCCCTGGAGGGGCCACCTGAGATGCCCTCTGGGCCGGAGAGCCCCTGAGCCAGCTCAGGCGCCAGCACCACAGCAGCCCCGTGCCTGAGGCTTTGGGCGCCGTCCTGGGTCCCCTTTCCCAGATGAGGCGAGGGGGGCGATGGGGCCCAGCACGGGCTGGAGGTCCTGCCGTGAGGGCAGGCTTGGGGGGCCTGACCTGGGAGAGCACAAGGCCAGGGGGCTGGCCCAAGACCCCACTGTGGGCAGCCCGTGGGGTCCTCTCAGCTGGTGGTCCTCGAGGGAGTGTTCTGGAAAGAGCCGGTGGAGCAGGAGCTGCCTCCCGGGGGCCCCACAAGAGCTTTGGTCCCTGGGAACCTTCATCCCTGCCAAGTTTCTGATTAATAGTACAGCATTTTCAGGATCAAAACTCAAGTTTCAGGGGTTAAGTCTACAtgcaatgaaatataaatatcccAGGTATACAGTTTgacaagtttttattttctttctttattcagtttGCACACATGACAGTTCAGTCTCTGGGACGTACAGCCCCGTGGGTTTTCACACACGGGTGGGGCCGCCGCATCCGCGCTGCAGCTTAAGCCCCCACCCCATTAGCCCCGGCAGCCGCTGGTGCTTGCCCTCCCGGGGCTGTGCTTGTTCCAGAACGCCCTGTGAGAGGAATCATATGTGGGTCTGGAGTccttcacttagcaaaatatgTCTAAGGCTCATCCACGCTGCTGAGTGAATCAACAGCTTGTTCCTTTGTGTCCCTGAATCATAGTCCGTTTCATGGAATCCCACGGTTTATCCATTCCCTCGATGAAGAtgatcttggttgcttccagtttttaacGATCACGAATAGagcagtgaattttttttttttaattaatttatttatttttgctgtgttgggtcttcgttgctgtgcgagggctttctccagttgcggcaagtgggggccactcctcatcgcggtgcgcgggcccctcaccatcgcggcccctccggctgcggagcacaggctccaaatgcgcaggctcagcagttgtggctcacgggcctagttgtagAGCAGTGAATATTGCATGCAGGTTTTATGTGTGTttaagttttcagttcatttgggtaaataccaaggagcatcaTTGCTGATCACATGGTGAgtatatgtagtttttttttttttttggctgcattgggtcttcactgctgcagcacgtgggccctagagcacgcaggcttcagtagttgtggctcgcgggctctagagcgcaggctcagtagttgtggcgcacgggcttagttgctccgcggcatgtgggatcttccgggaccagggatggaaccggtgtcccctgcattggcaggtggattcttaaccactgcgccaccagggaagtcccagtatgtGTACTTTTGTAAGAAACCGCCCAGCTGTcccccacagtggctgcaccatttgcATCCCCACCAGTGCTGGacgagagttcctgttgctccacatccttgccagcactttgGTTCTTATTCTGCATgagtcctttattagatatatgattggcaaatatcttctcccactctgtagctttttcattcttttaacagtatCTGTTGCAGAATgaaagttttacatttagatataGTTCTTTCTCTCATAGGTGTCCTCTCTCTCATCTGACCGGCCTCTTTCCCAGTGTCCATGGCCTCACCCCATCCTGGCGTTCTGGTTTTCTAATGCCACAAGTGAGTTGCCCTGCAAACAAGCCAGAGGTTTAAGATGGAACCAGAAGTTGGGACACAGCCATGTTTACTCGTTTGTGTATCCAACAGGCTGTGTTCTCAGACAACAGTGGCTGGGCCTGAAGTCTAAGATATTTACCATCTGGCGCATTACAGGAAACCTCCCTGATTTTGTGCCCAGGCCTGCAGATGGGCAGGGGTGGTGGGACGGCGGGGCCCACCAGGCTTACCCTCACACCCTGGGCTCCTGTCTGCGTGAGGCCTGCAGCCTGGTGGCTGTGGGGCGATGGAAGTTCTGAGGGCCAGCGGCGGCTGACTCGCCCTGGGCCCGGCCTCGGAGGTCAGCAGAGACACAGCCACACTCTGGGCCAAGGCGGGCGTGGGGCCTCCCAGCTTCGGGCCCGTGGAGTCCCCCCGGTAGAGGCATCTCGTCGTGAGAGGAGTGTGGGAGGTCCAGGGTGACCACTCGGGCAGCACAGCCCACGCCTGCCTTGATGCTCCCAGCGCCATCTTGGCCAGACCCCTCTTCTCTCCGGGGTCAGGGCTCTGAAGAGCATCTCTTGGTCCAGAGTGAGCTTGATCTGTTGGCTATTCACGTGCGCCCCGAACCTGTCACGGCAGAACCTGCTCTCCTGCCCACCCACAAGGTCTCCCCGGCCGGCAGGGTCTTTGCCCCATACCCAGTTACCCAGATTGGAACAGGTTGTTCAGAAAGCAGTGAGGCGTTGGGAGACCCGATACTAGGGCTCCCATTAGGGCTGGATATTAGGAGATTACAGTAAATGCTTCAGGTGTAGCAACAGGGTCAAGGTCACGCATAAGAAAAGAATCCCTGTGTCGTCGTGTCccgtccccccccacccccaagatcCCGCTCGgctttgggatcttagttccccaaccagggatcaaaccctggtgctcggcagtgaaagtgccgagtcctaaccactggaccgccagggagttcccaagaatccctctttttaattaattaatttatttatttttggctgtgttgggtcttcgtttctgtgcgagggctttctctagttgcggcgagcgggggccactcttcatcgcggtgcgcgggcctctcactatcgcggcctctcttgttgcggagcacaggctccagacgcccaggctcagtagttgtggctcacgggcctagttgctccgcggcatgtgagatcttcccagaccagggctcgaacccgtgtcccctgcattggcaggcagattctcaaccactgcgccaccagggaagcccaagaatccctgtttttaaaatgcatactgAGAACCTAGGGACGGGGTGAGGCCAGACATCTTGGGTTCTCTGTAAAACACCTGTGCTGGTCAAGTGTGTGGTGAACGCAGGACACAGGACAGGACAGTGTCGCTAGTGTTGGACCTGGGTGATGGAATTTGGGGGTTcgtcacacttttaaaaaataaatgatggaaattgtctaaaagagcagaaatatatAACTAAAAAACATCAAGATGGGGCGTCATTTCGACCCCGCCGACCCGCATTCGTTCCATCTGGGCTCGGGTCCAGCCTGGTCTCTGCTGCCTggagcccctcccctcccgcgGGGCCCTCTGGGGCCTGTTGAGCCAGTCCAGACCGGTCCCCACTCTCCCCTCGTGCCCCCCGCCCCCGTGCCCCACACCGCCGCCCTCGCTCCTCACGTGCCCACTCGCGCCCCCTCGAGGCTCAGCCGGCACCGCCAGGCCGGGGGTCGGGCACCCGCCATCCCAGCTTCAGACCCAGGTCCACGGCCTCCCCCCGCGGGGCCCCGGGGACCCACTTGATGCCGTAGCGCTCCCGGAACATGATGTGGTTTCGGAAGGCGCGGTTCCCATCCAGGTCGGATCTGCCTTATGTCCTGGGAGTACAGACGGGCCTGCTGCTTCGGGCTCTGTGGGCGGGGCCAAGGGGCGGGGCGGGCGTCAGGCGGAACCTGGACCCACGGCCACCACCGCCGGACAGAGCGGGCGCTGCGAGGCCAGCGGGAACTGAGCTGTTTCTGCAGAAGCCTCATTGTGCGCGTTTCTGAAGCCAGGGCGGGTCACGAGTGACCCCTGTCAGGATGAAGGTGACCTGACGATTGCCTGTGCTCCTAGCCTGGCAGTCTGCTCCAACAGAAGATAATATCGTCAGTGTGTCATCCAATCATCaagttctttataatttcttaaatataaaatgtgcaaCACTCAATCAAAAGTAACCAGGCATTATCAGGAAATAAGATGTGATGAAAAAGAACAggcaatagaaacagacccaacaGAGGTGCAGATAATGGAGCTATTAGACAAGGGCTTTAAACGAAATacacttggacttccctggtggtgcagtggttaagaatcctcctgacaatgcaggggacacgggttcgagccctggtctgggaagattccacatgccgcggagcaactaagcccatgcgccaaaactactgagcctgcgagccacaactactgaggctgcatgccacaactactgaagcttgtgtgcctagagcctgtgctttgcaacaagagaagccacctcaatgaagagtagccctcgctcgccgcaactagagaaaagcccgcacacagcaacaaagacccaacgcagccaaaaataaataaataaatttattaaaaaaaaaaaaaagaaatacacttaaTGTACTCATGGAGCGAAAGGCAAGATTAacagatgtggggagggggagacctggaaacaaaaacaaacaaatgaaaattctaaaagaaataaatagaataactAAATTTAAGGACTGAATGGATAGTTTTGACACCAGatctaaagataaagagagaatcggTGAACCAGAAGGCAGGTCAAAAGAAATTATGTAGACCGAAACAGAGTCAAAGGatataaaatctaataaaaagaataagagaCATGTGGGTACAGTGGAAAGAtcaagcatatttatttatttattttcagctgcgttgggtcttcgttgctgcgcgtgggctttctgtagttgcggtgagtgggggctactctttgttgcggtgtgcgggcttctcattgcggtggcttctcttgttgcggagcacgggctctaggtgcacgggcttcagtagttgtgacatatgggctcagtagttgtggcttgcgggctctagagcgcaggctcagtagttgtggcgcacgggcttagttgctccactgcttgtgggatcttcccggaccagggcttgaacccgtgtcctctgcattggcaggtggattcttaaccactgtgccaccggggaaatcccaagcatatttttttaaaataaataaatttatgtatttatttatttatttatttatttatttatttttggctgcactgggtcctcgttgctgtaggcgggctttctctagttgcggtgagcggagactactcttcattgcggtgcgtgggcttctcatcgtggtggcttctcttgttgtggagcacaggctctaggcgcatgggcttcagtagttgtgacatatgggctcagtagttgtggctcgcgggctctagagtgcaggctcagtagttgtggcacacgggcttagttgctccgcagcatgtgggatcgtcccggaccagggcttgaacccgtgtcccctgcattggcaggcggattcttaaccactgtgccaccagggaaaccctcaagcatatttttaattgattctaGATGAAGAGCAGAGAGTGAGGCAtccaaaatatctgaagaaataagaGCTGAGACGTTCCcgaaactgatgaaagatatcaagcTACAGATTCTAGAAGCACAGTgagcaacaaaaaggataaatacaGGGAAAAACACATCCAGGCACAGTATAGTAAACCTGCTGACTGAGAATAAAGAGGAAAGCTTCAAAGTACCCAGGAAGACATGTCATCTTCAAAGGAGTGACAATAAGAGTGACAGAAAGTATGGAaatcagaagacaatggaataacATCCCCAGAATGCTAACAGAAATAAATGCCAACCTACACatctatacccagtgaaaatgtccctgaaaaatgaagaatgcacagaaaaattttcagagaaacaaaacctgGCAGAATCCAGTTTCCTGGTTTCACCAGGAAACCCACATCAAATGAAATACTAGAAGGTGTTctccatggagaaaaaaaaaaaaagtgaccccaGATAGAAGTTTGAAAATGCTAGGATTGAAGAGGgcccgagtttgatccctggttggagaactaagatcccgcagccatgcaggaaagaaagaaaggaacgaaggaacgaaggaaggaaggaaggaagaaaaggactcAACCAGGTGAATCAGGTAAGTTCAAAAATAACAAGAATGACATAACTTCCAGTGAATCCCAAAGGGCCCCCCACTGTGGCCAGCACATGTATGGTGGTAACCTGCATCCTCAACTTTGTGGAGTGTCTCAAAATTGACAAGTACGGGTGAGAAAATGAGGGGAAAGGCACTTCCagaccttccttcccctcctcaggAGTTTTACTCAGCTTTCAATTTTATGTCCTTCGGCTGGGCACCACTTGTTTCATTCAGTCTGTGGACACCTGGCCACACCCCTCACCAGCTCCAGTCCCCGCAGGTAACCCTCTCAGGCCTGGCCTTCCCCTCCCGAGTTTCCCTCCATCAGGGACTTCTGTTTGTTCTACTCAATGTTGAATCCTCACCACCTAGAACACAGCCAGGCACACaggagttaataaatatttacgaAGAAATGCATTTAGGTGAGGCACGAATTGTTAACATTCATTGACAATATTAGATGAATGAAACATCACCCATAGATTACAAACGTTGCCTTAATTAACAAAGTTGCCACTTTGTTCCGAAACCAACTGTCTATCTGTGTCTGACTCTCCAGCTCTAGTTGTCGGTGCTCGCAGAATCCCGACACCCAGACTTTGCTCCAAGTCAGAGAACCGACCCGCTGCCCGCCACGTTAATGTCACGGCCCGGGTCCTGCGAGGCCTCATCCTCACCGGGTCCGACTTTCGAAGCCAACCTACGGCACGCGCGGGTCCGCCCATCAGTTCCAGCCGGGCTGGAAGCGGTGAGGGGGCCTTGGGTACCACCGCCGGCTCCGCCCCAcccgcaggccccgccccctccgccaGCAGGcccaccctaaaccccgcccctgTCCGCCCGCCCACAGGCCCCACCCCTAGAGGCCCCGCCCACCGCCTGTTGCCGCGCCGCAGCGAGGCCCCGCCCCACCGCTGGTCCTGACACCGCCCCCCGGTCGGAAGTAGGCCGTCTCCCTCCCGGTCAACAGGCCAGGGACAGTTCGTTGTCGTGTCTAGGTCAGTCACTCCCTAGGTCCGTCAGTGGGTGGGCCAAACAGACGGCCGACCGGTCCAGCGTCAGTCCTTACCGGCGCCGGTCTTGGTCGGGCCGCGCGTGGACGCACGCCGGACGCCACTGAGGCCACGCAGCCCGGGGATACGCGCGCTCGCCAGCGTGGGGCGAGGGGTCCTCTGGGCCGGGGTCACCCCCGCTCCGCGGACCTGGGGGGCGGGTCCTGTCGGGGGCGGGTTCGGTGAGGCGGGGCCGCGCGGGCCGAGGCCGCGGCACCGCCCAGGGAACGTCGGCGCGCTCCGATGACGTCAGGTCGCCCGAGTTCGCCTCTGCGCGTGCGCGCCGCCGCCGGTCGTCCTCCCGGGGCACGCTGGGACCTCCGGCGCGGGGCGCTGGGTCTGCGCCTGCGTGATCTGCGTCTTGGTGGTCCGCCCTTTGGCTCCCAGTAATCTACACCAGCAAGGGCTGGCTCGGCCAGACTTTCCTTCCCAAATTGAGTAACCCCCGACCTTATTCCCCCAAAGAACCGATCCCCAGGAAGGACAGACAGCCCTGGCAGAGAGCACTCGCCCGGGTGGCGCCCTCAGGGTGTTGGGCCTTGGGATGGCCATGTGTCCGCCCTGCAGTTCTGTCCCGTTAGGTCACCCGAGTGCCCCGGGGGAGCTGGGTGGGCAGCTCCtgtgggaaagagaaagacataagTGGGACAGCACCTCGGGGGCCGCGAGGTTGGGTTGTCACAAGGTCTGGCTGAGACAGTCTAAATGTCAGCTTGTGGAGGTTGGTTGAGTAGATTGAATACACTCGAACAGAGACACACAGTGTGCCCACTAAAAGTTAGCTTCCATACGTATCTATTCACGTACGTGTATATTCGTCTATACATTGTATACATATCTATTCTTAGGTGAGAAATATAGCAGCTCCCTAATGCATTAGTTTCTTACTGCTACTGTAGTGAGTTGCTACAGACTAGATAttttacaattctggaggtcagaagtcacAAATGGGCCTTAGGGGGTTAAAAATCAAGGTATCCACAGAATGgttccttccagaggctccaggggagaatctagTTCTtggccttttctagcttctagaggctgcctgtctccatcttcaaagcgcagccactccaacctctgcttccattgtcacttttcctctctgattttgaCCCTTTTGCCTCTCTTTTAAGGACCCTCAGGATTACATTGGGCCTATCCAATTAATCAAGGACAGTacccccatctcaagattcttgaCTTTGTCATATCTGCAGAGACCCCTTTGCCATCTATGGTAACTATTGACAGgtttggggattaggatgtgatcATCTtcgggggccattattctgcctactattgcttatatctcatttttatttttaaaactgtattgtgTGTACAGGAGGAGTAGGAGCAGATACACAGATGTCAGATCATTTGTCTCTGGAAGATGGGCATTCTTgggcctttcattttttttaatctcttctggTTTTTCTACAAAAAGCACATACTGCTCCTGTGATAAAAATCATGTTAAAGTTGGTTGGCGTGCCAGTGCACCCAGAGGCCtctttctgccccctcccctctccctgctccatcCTCACCCACCCCAGCCTGCAGGAGCTTCTGCCAGAAACCCAGCACCACGCTCATTTTCCTGCATCAGGGTGAGAGAGAGCTGCTCACTGTCTTCACTTGACAACTTGTCAACTTGCACTTGCTGTGGGGGAGCTCATggcgtggggcgggggtgggtgtcTGTGCCTTGGGGGCCCAAACCTGCGAAGCCACTAGGCTCTCCAGGACCCCTGGCCCCACATTGGTGGCCCTGACCCCCTTACAAACTACACAAGCAAGGACTGGCCCCCACCGGATATTCTCCCCAAGTTGAGTAACCCTTCCTTTATTCCCACAACAAACCAACCCCCAGGCAACTGGTCAGCTCCCTGAGGCTCCTTTGTTAAATTTAGAGATCTTGGTTGGTTTCAATAACTGACCATCTGGGCCACATGTGCTTTTCTCTTCTCCTACTGTAAATTCCCGCTCTGATGTTTTAAATTTACCAATAGTGAGCCTGTGAAACCCTAGGCCGCCAACCTTGACCCCAGTAAAAGCAGAACCCTAGCCgcctgcccccaaccccccaccccatccccacctcgCTCTGTGGCCCCAGGTATGCCATGTGCATTCCAACACATGTGAGTaatagacctttttttttccccccaaagtttCCTAATGGTCTTTGTTGAAGGCCGCCTTGCAATCACAAGGGCAAGTCCAGCCACGACACTGGTTATGGCTAGGCCAAGAGGGGTGCAAAACAGGTGTGTTATGAAGCCTTTAACCATCTTCCTACTggtagacatttagattgtttccaggttTGGACAGTTGCAAAATGCTGCAAAAAGATATTTTGAACATGTCTCCTAA is part of the Balaenoptera musculus isolate JJ_BM4_2016_0621 chromosome 8, mBalMus1.pri.v3, whole genome shotgun sequence genome and encodes:
- the LOC118899208 gene encoding uncharacterized protein LOC118899208 isoform X1, coding for MQPRRTAEAGGRWRVLTLCWDHHRALLKLPLLGLLSPQTPFSLTLKLWDAYILESEHMLTAMVYTVRKAPERGVQAAEEAGRPARGPRGRPPERALGSGPAHGSPGHGRPPGVVPSRIQPPPTGGAPGWGAESSQWGPRWPDGVRTPRAPAEAAPEGLQEFLQDTLSRAWALEDDAVLRQLQASMAQLCGVKRDLLPPGALGSSLLRSHPPGQ
- the LOC118899208 gene encoding translation initiation factor IF-2-like isoform X2, encoding MQPRRTAEAGGRWRVLTLCWDHHRALLKLPLLGLLSPQTPFSLTLKLWDAYILESEHMLTAMVYTVRKAPERGVQAAEEAGRPARGPRGRPPERALGSGPAHGSPGHGRPPAKPEEFPTRPLGLERPAPAPRPLLTPPSIKTLPGEDGLALPGPPAQH